In Nitratiruptor sp. YY09-18, a single window of DNA contains:
- a CDS encoding class I SAM-dependent methyltransferase, which translates to MSSFDKRANDWDKSARRKNLAKAVADAIKECISSKYETVIDFGCGTGLLGYHFLDDTSTLIGYDISQKMREEFNNKSPSLEKAYATDDFASLPQADLIISSMALHHIQDTDAIVAKLVSKLRPNGKVCIADLESEDGSFHDHGNEGVYHFGFDVYELAKIFQKHGLEIICKKRAYTIKKAQDYHIFLLCGQKS; encoded by the coding sequence GTGAGTAGTTTCGACAAACGTGCAAATGATTGGGATAAAAGCGCAAGACGCAAAAATCTTGCTAAAGCTGTAGCGGATGCTATAAAAGAGTGTATTTCTAGCAAATATGAGACAGTTATAGATTTTGGCTGTGGTACGGGACTGCTTGGATACCACTTCCTTGACGATACTTCTACACTCATAGGGTATGATATCTCCCAAAAGATGCGAGAAGAGTTTAATAATAAGAGCCCCTCTTTAGAAAAAGCTTACGCTACAGATGATTTTGCTTCCTTGCCACAAGCCGACCTCATCATCTCCTCTATGGCTTTGCACCATATACAAGATACCGATGCAATAGTCGCAAAGCTTGTCTCAAAACTGAGACCCAATGGAAAGGTTTGTATAGCTGATCTTGAGAGTGAAGATGGGAGTTTCCATGATCACGGCAATGAAGGGGTCTATCACTTTGGATTCGATGTATATGAGCTTGCAAAAATCTTCCAAAAACATGGACTTGAAATCATCTGCAAAAAGAGAGCCTATACCATCAAAAAAGCGCAAGATTACCACATCTTTTTACTCTGTGGCCAAAAGAGCTAA
- a CDS encoding DUF72 domain-containing protein, which produces MSDKLYIGTSGFYYEHWRGIFYPLDLPKNKLLSFYVQHFNTLELNATFYHLPKTKSVQHWNEQAPQGFLYSIKAYRAITHYKKLHECKDELYRFLHLVKPLKPHLGMILFQLPPSLHYDLELLSAFLHLLPQGYHYAMEFRHSSWYTDEVFKLLRHYNVALCLHDFGRKSMPLIATSSDVYIRLHGPNGHYGGSYNDEALQQWAKLIRDFLDHNKRIFCYFNNDYEGNAINDAKRLLALLATE; this is translated from the coding sequence ATGAGCGATAAACTCTATATAGGAACTAGCGGATTTTATTATGAGCATTGGAGGGGGATTTTTTATCCTCTAGATTTGCCAAAAAATAAACTCCTCTCCTTTTATGTGCAGCACTTCAATACCCTTGAACTCAATGCTACCTTCTACCATCTGCCAAAAACAAAAAGTGTCCAGCACTGGAATGAGCAAGCACCACAAGGTTTTTTGTACAGCATAAAAGCCTATCGTGCCATTACGCATTACAAAAAGTTGCACGAGTGCAAGGATGAACTCTACCGCTTCTTGCATCTTGTAAAGCCATTAAAGCCACATCTTGGTATGATTCTCTTTCAACTACCACCATCATTACACTATGATTTAGAGCTTTTAAGTGCATTTTTGCACCTTTTGCCACAAGGCTATCACTATGCGATGGAATTTCGCCACAGCTCTTGGTACACTGATGAGGTGTTTAAACTCCTGCGCCACTACAATGTAGCGCTCTGCCTTCACGACTTTGGACGCAAATCTATGCCACTTATAGCTACGAGTAGTGATGTCTATATTCGTTTACATGGTCCAAATGGTCATTATGGAGGATCATATAACGATGAAGCTTTGCAGCAATGGGCAAAACTCATAAGAGACTTTTTAGATCACAATAAGAGGATATTTTGCTATTTCAATAACGACTATGAAGGAAACGCAATCAATGATGCCAAAAGGCTCTTAGCTCTTTTGGCCACAGAGTAA
- a CDS encoding YbhB/YbcL family Raf kinase inhibitor-like protein — MQVISSAFENGGVIPSRYTCDGENISIPLEFIDVPANTKSLAVIMDDPDAPMGVFVHWVMYDIPASIKELPAGIPQAPVLEYGIKQGINDFGTIGYGGPCPPNGAHRYYIKVYALDTLPDLKPGLTKMQLLQAIEPYIIDEGVLMGIYER, encoded by the coding sequence ATGCAAGTTATATCATCAGCTTTTGAAAATGGGGGAGTAATTCCTTCACGCTATACCTGTGATGGAGAAAATATCTCTATTCCCCTTGAATTTATAGATGTTCCGGCAAATACGAAATCTTTGGCTGTTATTATGGATGATCCAGATGCACCTATGGGAGTATTTGTGCATTGGGTTATGTATGACATACCAGCTTCAATTAAGGAGCTTCCAGCTGGAATACCGCAAGCACCGGTTTTAGAGTATGGTATCAAGCAAGGCATCAATGATTTTGGTACTATTGGCTATGGAGGACCCTGTCCACCAAATGGTGCACACCGCTACTATATCAAAGTCTATGCCCTTGATACTCTCCCAGACCTCAAGCCAGGACTTACAAAAATGCAGCTTCTTCAGGCAATAGAGCCCTACATAATTGATGAAGGGGTTTTGATGGGAATATATGAGCGATAA
- the serB gene encoding phosphoserine phosphatase SerB — MKLAVFDFDSTLMDGETIDFLAGALGLKDKVAQITEMAMQGELDFFESLITRVKLLEGLEVAKVDEICHNLPYMPGAKETISELKKRGYRVVVFSGGFRNATSYARDVLGFDADFSNILHAKEGRLTGLVGGDMMFDFSKGDMLQRLQHILQITPVDTVVVGDGANDRSMFAHAKTKIAFCAKDILKKEANVIIDTKDLREILRVVD; from the coding sequence ATGAAACTGGCGGTTTTTGACTTCGATTCTACATTGATGGATGGTGAAACGATCGATTTTTTGGCTGGAGCCCTTGGGCTCAAAGATAAAGTTGCGCAAATTACAGAGATGGCAATGCAAGGAGAACTCGATTTTTTTGAAAGCCTCATAACTAGAGTCAAACTCCTCGAAGGCTTAGAAGTTGCAAAAGTTGATGAAATCTGCCACAACCTTCCCTATATGCCAGGAGCAAAAGAGACAATAAGTGAACTGAAAAAGAGAGGATACCGTGTCGTTGTATTTAGCGGCGGATTTCGCAATGCTACGAGCTATGCAAGAGATGTTTTAGGATTTGATGCTGATTTTAGCAATATTCTCCACGCAAAAGAGGGAAGACTCACAGGATTGGTAGGTGGAGATATGATGTTTGATTTTAGCAAAGGTGATATGTTGCAAAGACTCCAACATATTTTGCAAATTACTCCTGTAGATACAGTTGTAGTAGGTGACGGAGCCAATGATAGAAGCATGTTTGCCCATGCAAAGACAAAGATAGCGTTTTGCGCAAAAGATATTCTTAAAAAAGAGGCAAATGTTATAATTGATACAAAGGATCTGCGTGAAATACTTCGTGTGGTTGATTAG